TGCATTTTGGCTTTGTAATGTGAGTACGGTAAACATTTGTGTATAGACCTTTATATATTGTAGTAAGTCATTGGTGATGTGTGATGAATCAATTTTAGGATTTGAAGTGAAGGCCATGAAATTAGAAAACCCACTTTTGGAGAAGTGAATCCATGGTTTCCAATGTTTTATTTACTTCATTTTCACATGTCTACTAccatttttgtattatttggcTTTTAATGAGGGTAGGAACAGTttgaaatagagaaaaataacctcaagttttgaattttgatatcatgtcttttcttttttttttttttttaatttaagggtcttttggttgtttttaaaaactattttaaaaaacattttttgagaatagtttttaaaaagattttttatattttcaacaaaaaaaaaaaaaatgtatttgaaaactatattatgtgaaaaaaattttgttctcaaaaacaaaaaaacacatgtTTGATTGagttaaatataaaagttttttagaataagtaaaagcaaaaaaatatttgaaagttattttttaattaataaaatattttattccataatattataaataattttcatatacacaattcatttaaattaaaaaaagtgtttcattttaaaatttttacataaattataatttttttaaagaaaggaTTTTTATAActatacataaatatattaatctcaataatttaaagaagaagaaagggctTAAAAAGGCTAATGGATGAGGGTGTGATAATCATGTGAAAGTCACCTTtgtgaaaaatttaaaaatagctaaaacaacacaaaaaaaatatataaatataaaaaacaatttattctttaaacaGTAAAAAAGTATCAtattattattctaaaaaaatgatttttgagaacacaaaaaaacaaaaacacaaccctacccaaataagttttttatgtttttggttttaagatcaaaaacaattctttaaaacagGAACCAAACAACCCTAAcccttttcatgtttttttaaagaataactCATTTTTTCCCTAAATGTcttgattattttaaatatttacatacatattaaaaaacaaaaaatattgaagacattattttatcaaaatgagaCCAAAAACTAATGAAagattagattttaaaaattagattttcaatcactcttaattaaaaaaacacaatttaaaaaaaattaaaaagattaaatcattcttcacataattattaaaaaataaaaagatatcaATTATGCTTTGTGGGACCAAGCATCATGACTCATCTTCTTTGGGCCTCCCGCTACTTTAATCCTACACAGATGACACATTTTTATTAAGATCCAGATCCTATTATCATGGACCGGGCAATGGAGGCTCAGATCCGGCCGTAATCAGACGAGCTGCTGGGACGCCATGGCTGCAACTACGGTTGCCTGTAAAATGAAACCCATTTCACAGATCACCCGGGTTGCCCCGCCAAGAAACGAGCCCTTCATAATCTCTGATTTACTTGGAAAGTATCATCATAGCCCCTCGATTTATTTACTTGGAAACAGATCCAGGACCCTTTCAAGGACCCTAAATACATCCAaccaaacaataataaataaataaataaataaagatggaCATCACGGGTCCAGGGAGGGCTCAGATCCGCCCGTAATCAGACAAGATCCATGTTCGCCATGGCTGCAACTACAGTTGCATGTGAAAAAACAGGGCATAGAAACCCATTTCACAGACAATCCGGGTCGCCCAGCCAAGAGATGGGTCCTTTCAAATGTCTGATTTACTTGGAAAGTGTCATCACAGCCACTTAATTTTCCTgcacattttctcagcaaccaaacagatacAAGATCCTTCTCagaaaacacattttaaaacacaaacaaaaaaaccaaaacaaaacaaagatcaGCCTCAGCGCGGAAGTGAATAGCGCGTAAAAGGAAGGCTCAGATTCGCCTTTTATCAGACAAGAAAAAGATGACCGTCATGGTTGCAACCACAGTTGCTTGTGAAACAAGGCACAAAAGGTCCCATCACACAAACCATCCGGGTTGCCCCGCCAAGAAACGGACATTCCCAGTGCCTGACTTACTCTGAAAACGTCATCACAGCCTTTTATGTTGCCCATAtgaacagagagagagagagagctgttGATTTTCCAGAGAATCAAGACAGCCTctgatatatatgtatatatatatatatatatatatatatatatatgtacacacATGTGcatgaaaagaaaggaaagaaaagaaagagccAAGGAAAAGGGCTGTTGACGGGCGTAGTAGAAGGAATCATCGGCTCCGACGACCATGAGATTCAGAGAGGGGCAACCACCCTTAGAAACTCCCCATCCCTCCGACACAGTCCCTGGAGCCTCACTCACACACGTGTATGAAAAGAAAGAGCGAAGGAAAAGGGCTGTTGATGGGCGTAGTAGAAGGAATCATCGGCTCCGACGACCATGAGATTCAGAGAGGGGCAACCACCCTTAGAAACTCCCCATCCCTCCGACACAGTCCCTGGAGCCTCAGTCTTAAACCAATGGGGTTTAGCCCTAAGATgttatttggtaatctgatcatgatttgcaggcaaaggttgtgtttttcagcctggctcaaaaattgTGGATTtaaggttcgtgaaatttaaatccaatggcacaaaagcaaagagacccctagaacagatccagaaaacacagggagccaaaaaaaaaaaaaaaacgcaatttttttggttttccttgggggttttgcatgaattttctcggaaatcaaacaaggatgaattttcccggaaatcgaatgggggatggattttcttggaaatcaaacgggggttgcaaaaacaaaaaataataacatgattagattagtacctgcgaggattgagagtggcagaggaaaatagggctttTTAAGGGATTCTCTCGTCCGGAGGGCAagttcagaaaagggcttcttgatgccccaGTGAGAGAAGTGGATGGCCCtttccatttttatatttagtagagagagaaaacaaggaaacaaatcatgagaacaattattctctctatataaataattattaattatccatctttattttgattaaatcactaccaaaatttgatttttataaattaaaattaatttgataagataaattattaataattttaattatttaaataaattaatgttaataaaaaaaagttattaccacatatttttaataaaatcttaaaaattaaatatcaaataaaatattttatataaattaatttaatttttcatttaaaatgtaataatacatgttttaataaaaatatttaattttttaaaataaatattatcttcaatAAGATGGACTCCTTTCATCTAATAATATGATACTAAAGActattataatatcatatatattatatttatatataaattatttttattctataaaatcaaatatttcttaactcaattctaactttatacactttcaaaattcatatttattattcttaaaattcaaataccGAATCtactaatattttctatttaatcatatttatgtcaattatatttacaaaataactttataatatatattattgttattttccttctttttttttaagtttttccaaacattcttataaattttaaataatttttgctCGACCGATATCCGTTTACCGATCTTTACTCTGTATCTatccaaaataaatgaaagatagttttttacaacaatttttttaatgatttttaaatcaaaagttagttttaaaatctgaaatatttttaatccactattatgtttttaaaattatataattattttttaaaacaataaaaacaaataaaataattaaggttatgtttagtttattaaaaaaaatgttttatcatatttgatttaatagtgaaaataaaaatataataataattaaaattacttaaaaaccaATGtagctttaaaattttttttttgatctttagcttaaaaaagaaaaataaataaaacgaaTTTGACAAGATAATTAATCTCTCTGAAAGGAAGAGACTCAAAAGTtttggaggaagaaaaaaagggagTAAGATTTGAGGgataaaaataaagaaggaacAAGTGGGTGGGTATTGCATTATATCCATGAGTTGATCAATAACTAGCTCCATTtcctttcctttattttcttgccAGCCAAACAAAATCTTAAGTCTGGAACCATCATCCCAGAAACCATTTATTAAAAGCCATACGCCAAGGATTCGTATAACACCATGGAATCAACCATCATCACCCTCTCAAACCTACATGCCATAGCTACACAGACTCTACTCCCAAGTTCCCAAATAACCAAGCTTCATATCTACTAGCTCCAAAATGGTTAAACAAGATGAAAGAAGGAAAGGAAGAGATTACTTGATGAGAGCCTGGTAAAGGCAGATCTGCAAAAATTACAAGCCTTGTCCACATAGCTTTATGTGGTCCCATGGTATCTATTTATAGCCCCATGAAAGCAGAATTACTTCTTCATTACCAAATGTCAGCATAGGCAATGCCCGACCTCCATCTTCCCATGGCTGCCAAGCCCTTTTATCAATATGTGAAGATGCAAACCAAAATGGTTAGCCCATCATCCAAAGCTAGCTCCTCCTCCTTATTTACACCTAACGGTTTCCCTGATTCACAACAAGTTCAATTTCCTTGCTCGACATCTTTCAGATAGAACAGAACAATTACGATTACAATCACAAAATGTAACACCACCCCACATCTTCCTCTGTTTATCTAAGCATTACAAGACCTCAAAGTTGATGTTCCATCATCATAATAGGCATGGTGTATTTCCAGTCTCAAACAAGTTAAGGTTCCATCCTAACACCATAATGGTGGGTTGTTTTACTTCAGACAACGAATCTGAGTCAGTTAACAGGCAAAAAGAAACATTCAATAGTTCAAGAAGATCGCTTAGAATTTTCTGAAAACCTCAAAACCGTTTTCATTTATAATTACAAACCAACCCAAAAATTGAACAATACGAGGCACTGGGCTGAACAATCACCTCAGAACTCTGGTAAAAAAGATGAAGGTTTCTATAGATAAAATGGCCTTTGCAAATAAAGCAATGAGAAAAATGGGATATAAATTAAGGAATGATAGAATGAAAATGTTGAAAGGAATTGCACATGGCTTCAAAGAATGAATAGATTTGGTACCCTTGCCGAGAAATTACATGGCTGCCTTGCCCCTCTGTTGAAGTACTACATCATGCACAACTTCCCCTGCTGAGTTAACAAAGTAGGTTTCCTGCCATGGAAAAAGAACATTTGTTGGTGCTTCAACAAGAacaaatttagtaaaaaaagaCGAATACTCACAATCTCTAAGGAGCTGACTCTATGAAGAAGGAACCCATTAACCATTCCCCTgaggaaacaaagaaaaaaatttcatatgtATGAACCAATGTAGAACACCATTAGGAACTATGAACAGAAATACTCACTTACTAAAACCTGATATTTGATTTACAGAAGCAAGAGGAAGTTTTTCATCAATTGAACCTGGGTTCCTGATGTAGGCTATACTATCTTTACGAGCATAGTCACTACATCCCTCCCCACTCAGGTACACATCCTGATGAGCAAATGCATGGATAAAGCGTTACTTTCTTCATAGGCACCAGAAAGATTCCAAATTTGACATATCAGAAAGTTGTTCATTCAATTCATTAGGAACTGTCttagattttcatatatattgaaaattttggactTTGATCATCTCAAAAGCAAGTTCTCTAAAGAACCCAAAATCAAAACCTTGGGCATGGGATGTCTTCACCCATTGATACTCAATGGGGAGAGCCATAAATACTTACCACTCcaaacttataaaaaatatggtgtAGATGCTCATAAAGTTGTATTTCTATTCGTTCCCTGTTTCCTTCACAAACAGCCAATGAGCAGAAACCAACAACTATGCGCCTGGATCATAAGGAGGAAAAAAGGAGACAATTAGTACTTGGGAATTGGGATGGATAGTTTCTTTATTAAGTTAAATATGGAGTTGAAATGGTAGGGGTGCTTGGCAATGGCAATAGGACAGCAAACAATGAAGGTCCAACATAGTAAccagagaaaacaaaaggaaaacgaATGTTTTAACTCAACAATTTGGGTTAAGgcaaaatttaaatgaaaaccAGAATTTTAttgttgaaagaaagaaaatttgtgaaataaaattaagttgagAAGTAGATTATCACGCATCAGAACCACTCTGAACTGacatgattttcaaatttttcaaaattttccaggCATTACAACCTTGCTTATTCCTAGGTTCATGCAATTATAAACAGCCAATATGGTGCAATGTAACCTTACCAGTCGCTATCTGATGTTTCTAGTGTCTTTGTCAGCCCATGTAATTGATCATTTCCAGCACCATTTAACGGATTCATAAGCATAAAATCCTTCAAGTTTCAAAGAGGAGACCAATTAAGAGGAAAGAAGAATGAAATGCGGCATAAAGGAGCAGAAACCAAAAAACAGAAACAAATGGGGGATAAAATGTGTGATAAATACATCTATGGGATATTGATAGTGTAACTAAATGAAATAGATATCAAATCAATCATATACACATATAAATACAACACAGAAATAAGCATGGCCATGGTGAAAAAGGGCTGCAATGTGGGTTGTAACCAGAGAATGGAATATGGACAAGGAGCATAAAAAATGATTTGGCAGGCCAAGAAATGGCTATTTTAatatgatgaaaaagaaaaagaacaaaaaaaattcattatgaaCATGACTTGAAGAGTACACCTACGCTCAAATAATGACCAAGTGATCAACTTTAAAATCACATTGCTAACCTCAGCCCTACCCCTcatggaaaaatggaaaaaataaataaaaagaaaaaaaattcttagaaGGCCTTGAGAAGGGTAAACCTGCTGGGACTCAAACCCGGAACCACCCCACATCCCCACCCTCAACCCAAGCTACTCGAGCCACGCCTCAAGGGTGATAAAGATCTAACCTTCagcattgaataaaaaataagctAAATGTGCAAAAAATATCCAGTATTTTCTCATGCATTTTAATTGCTTACTAGACTAGATAGAATCTCCAGTCATTGATGAGAACAAAGAACTCAgtgtctttattattattattgaataaaaaataatctaaatgtGCAAAAATATCCAGTATTTTCTCATGCATTTTAATTGCTTGCTAGACTAGATAGAATCTCCAGTCATTGgtaaaattcaataattccaattTCCACCAGTTGATTTGTCAAGTCCCTAATTAAATAATGAAAGATAAAATACTTTGATGAGTTATATACTAAAATATTTGTGCTTCCCAATCTAATTCTAACAAGAACCCTACAAAATGCACACCTTAATCCAACTCAACCAACACTCAATCTTGCGATTGCCTCATAGTCCACAAGGTACATCGGAGAGACCTAACTTATCTTGATGTTACAAGATTTCACATGAACATCTGAATACATCTCCTGGGGCATGGTAAAGAcgaatataaaaacaaaatgaaatcaataCAAGAAGTTGATAGCCCCTCTATGATCATAACTGGGGTCAGCACAATCAGTAACATAAGATTCATGGCGTAGTATCGCATtccaaacaataaaatattgaaGTGTATCATAAACTCAACACAAGCATATGCAATGTCAATTATCATTAAGTCAACAATGATATTAAACATTGGTATAAACAATTGAAACAATGAcaacacaaaaggaaaaaacctTATACAACTATTAATCTATCCTCTTTGGAAGTCTTTTATCATCTTCCACAAATTTCCCATTTTCCTCCATATGCTGCACAAAATCCGACCCCATATTTTTTGTATCTTTGTCATCattaaaggaaataaatgcaTGCAACTTTTAAAGATTTGAGGCCATGTGAAAAACTTGTCATTTGATGTcaagtttttttatatgaaaaagttTTCCAAAATGAGAATGGCAGAACTATCAATCTATCTTCATCTAGGTTTGGAGCTTCTTGAGTCTTTTATCAATTATCATCCACCATAAAATTCCAGTTTTCTTCTGTAAATTGCTCAACCTccaacataatttttaattttttttctaattaagaTTAAATACATGCATATTTTGAAGATTAAGCCATGTGGAGAATTGTCAATCAATCGTAAGTTTTTCCTATatcaaaagcattttttaaaattttcggCCTTGTTGGAAAAAAGACCTAATGAGATGGGTTTGTATCACAAAACACTAAGGATTGACTCAAAAGTCCCAATGAAATTATAGCTACTGTAAAAACCATGTAACCGCTTTCAAGCTTAAACCCATATTACAAGAGGATGGTGGAAGAGGCCTCTCTTCTGACTGACATAATAACCATGAGAAGTATTAGCCAACAAATCTTAAATTGAGCAAATTCAACAAACCAGTTGATACCTTAAATGCCCCAGTATCCAAACTAATAATGTCTAAGGTCTTCCCAAAAGGTATTTTGATCTGCTTTAGGAAGTAACCTGTTCCTTGTCCTCTTGAAACTCTGGTACTGTACCTACAAGAATTACAATTCAGGATTACCACACAAAGAGACTAAACCAAAAAGACTGTTACATTAAAAACTACATTGGAGTCCAAGTTTTGTaacaatgaaatttcaaaagatGAGCTACAAAAATGACACAACTGATTGCAAAGTGGATGGCATACCAGGGAACTTTCAGTGTTGAAAAACGCCAAGTACCCTGTAAAAGAAGATGTCATCTTCTAAGATTGTTCCTAACAGATGAAACCAATGAAACCTAATTAAACTCAGcagtaatttattttctaatcacACACCTAtaaagcaaaacaaaataaaactacaGAATTAAATATGAACCACTATTCCATTACTCCAACCAAAGCATGGTTTCTATTATTTCAGTTAAATTCACAAAAAGTTAGGAGAGAATCATTTCTACAACTTACCCAGAGTGAAGCAATGCATAACTTTGATTAAATTTGGCTAAACTATGACAACTAAAGCTTCCATATAAATGGAGTGTAAGCCTGAAGGTGCCACAAGAAAGTTCATATAACAAATAGTAAAAGGGCTTCCCACATTGAATTTACTAGCCATGGTCTTACATTCTGTGTGAGTGGATCGTCTTCCCCAAGTTCACTAATGTTTATCACAAACCTTGCCTCATAAGTCTTTGCCGCCTTCTCCATCTTCATGggaaaaaacaattcaaattagAACAGggaaaatagaatataaactCAAAATGCTATTAATGTTAGTAGACGATAATCATTTAATGCAACTAAGTTCAATAACAGAGGGGGGAAATAACAAAGCCTAAAAACAGAGAAGGTGGAAGGCAGAAGTAACTTGGATGAATTAGAACCAAGAAGACAAGACAAGATCAAAACCAACAGATGAGAAGGCTGACACAAACAATTGAGAGAGATCAAAAACTGAACCATATAATAAAAAACTCACTCACATGATTATTCTTTGGCCAAAAGataaaggttatgtttggttccaaaaagtaccaaggaaagaaaaaaatactaagaaataTTATTATGTTGCATATACAATTAAAAACGGAAAAAGAAAGATCTTCTAGGGTTCAACAACtgtcatattaaaaaaataataaaaataaaatttcgaTCCCAGTAAAACCTAACACAAAATTCTTTCCTCAAAGCAAAATCATTCACATAGAAAGTAATtgagaaagaaataataaactgtttggttgctgagaaaatggagacatagaaaaggaaatcaaaattttgaaactctATTATTTCCATTATTTGAAGGCCTGgaagaaagagggaaaaaaactTCCACTCTTACCTTAATTTAGGTTGTTTTGTCAATTTCGAGAGGGGAAAAAACAGGAAATTAATTTCAAGCGATTTCACTTTCAGcattctcagcaaccaaacggagcGTCTGATAAAACTATCATATCCACCAACAGAGCCAAAACCAAATATACCCACCATCAACATCTTAAAACAAAATCCATATAGAACGAGAAAAACCCATGCTTTTCTTCAATGAACAAAAGGAATCAATAGAGAGGATGAGAAATAGACCTGTTTGAGAAGATGGGTTTGTTGATTAAGAGGTCTAAATCCTCCTCTAACACTGATAAAGTAAAGGTCAAGAGGCCTGCTACTGCCACTGCTGCTGTGGGACATGGGCTTCTCCCAAGGCCGACCCAAGTTGAATGCAAGCAAGACAGCCAAGCAGAGAGACAACTGTGTTATAACAGTGCGAACCCATGAAGGTTTCCCCATTGTTAACACAGGTCTCACAGCCTCAGCTATTCAACTGGTAATTGATTTCACTCATAGATCTGAAGATATATGAGGAACGTAACCGCCGTCACCCGTATCTCTAATCTCCTCAATGTTatctgtagggacccctcccacacgtggcacacattttCATCCGAGTTAATctcatccggatttccccaagagtacacgtggtgcgcttctcctatccggactccctcaagaagaggcacacgacactcacaaACATAACATCCAGATGACTGCCACAGCgcatccggacgaccgacataCACTATCCGGGTATATATATCCGGATCATTGattgaagt
Above is a window of Vitis vinifera cultivar Pinot Noir 40024 chromosome 11, ASM3070453v1 DNA encoding:
- the LOC100257638 gene encoding uncharacterized protein LOC100257638 isoform X2, with amino-acid sequence MGKPSWVRTVITQLSLCLAVLLAFNLGRPWEKPMSHSSSGSSRPLDLYFISVRGGFRPLNQQTHLLKQMEKAAKTYEARFVINISELGEDDPLTQNGTWRFSTLKVPCTRVSRGQGTGYFLKQIKIPFGKTLDIISLDTGAFKDFMLMNPLNGAGNDQLHGLTKTLETSDSDWRIVVGFCSLAVCEGNRERIEIQLYEHLHHIFYKFGVDVYLSGEGCSDYARKDSIAYIRNPGSIDEKLPLASVNQISGFSKGMVNGFLLHRVSSLEIVSIRLFLLNLFLLKHQQMFFFHGRKPTLLTQQGKLCMM
- the LOC100257638 gene encoding uncharacterized protein LOC100257638 isoform X4; translated protein: MGKPSWVRTVITQLSLCLAVLLAFNLGRPWEKPMSHSSSGSSRPLDLYFISVRGGFRPLNQQTHLLKQMEKAAKTYEARFVINISELGEDDPLTQNGTWRFSTLKVPCTRVSRGQGTGYFLKQIKIPFGKTLDIISLDTGAFKDFMLMNPLNGAGNDQLHGLTKTLETSDSDWRIVVGFCSLAVCEGNRERIEIQLYEHLHHIFYKFGVDVYLSGEGCSDYARKDSIAYIRNPGSIDEKLPLASVNQISGFSKGMVNGFLLHRVSSLEIETYFVNSAGEVVHDVVLQQRGKAAM
- the LOC100257638 gene encoding uncharacterized protein LOC100257638 isoform X5; its protein translation is MLMMEKAAKTYEARFVINISELGEDDPLTQNGTWRFSTLKVPWYSTRVSRGQGTGYFLKQIKIPFGKTLDIISLDTGAFKDFMLMNPLNGAGNDQLHGLTKTLETSDSDWRIVVGFCSLAVCEGNRERIEIQLYEHLHHIFYKFGVDVYLSGEGCSDYARKDSIAYIRNPGSIDEKLPLASVNQISGFSKGMVNGFLLHRVSSLEIVSIRLFLLNLFLLKHQQMFFFHGRKPTLLTQQGKLCMM
- the LOC100257638 gene encoding uncharacterized protein LOC100257638 isoform X1, translating into MGKPSWVRTVITQLSLCLAVLLAFNLGRPWEKPMSHSSSGSSRPLDLYFISVRGGFRPLNQQTHLLKQMEKAAKTYEARFVINISELGEDDPLTQNGTWRFSTLKVPWYSTRVSRGQGTGYFLKQIKIPFGKTLDIISLDTGAFKDFMLMNPLNGAGNDQLHGLTKTLETSDSDWRIVVGFCSLAVCEGNRERIEIQLYEHLHHIFYKFGVDVYLSGEGCSDYARKDSIAYIRNPGSIDEKLPLASVNQISGFSKGMVNGFLLHRVSSLEIVSIRLFLLNLFLLKHQQMFFFHGRKPTLLTQQGKLCMM
- the LOC100257638 gene encoding uncharacterized protein LOC100257638 isoform X3, with protein sequence MGKPSWVRTVITQLSLCLAVLLAFNLGRPWEKPMSHSSSGSSRPLDLYFISVRGGFRPLNQQTHLLKQMEKAAKTYEARFVINISELGEDDPLTQNGTWRFSTLKVPWYSTRVSRGQGTGYFLKQIKIPFGKTLDIISLDTGAFKDFMLMNPLNGAGNDQLHGLTKTLETSDSDWRIVVGFCSLAVCEGNRERIEIQLYEHLHHIFYKFGVDVYLSGEGCSDYARKDSIAYIRNPGSIDEKLPLASVNQISGFSKGMVNGFLLHRVSSLEIETYFVNSAGEVVHDVVLQQRGKAAM
- the LOC100257638 gene encoding uncharacterized protein LOC100257638 isoform X6, which gives rise to MEKAAKTYEARFVINISELGEDDPLTQNGTWRFSTLKVPWYSTRVSRGQGTGYFLKQIKIPFGKTLDIISLDTGAFKDFMLMNPLNGAGNDQLHGLTKTLETSDSDWRIVVGFCSLAVCEGNRERIEIQLYEHLHHIFYKFGVDVYLSGEGCSDYARKDSIAYIRNPGSIDEKLPLASVNQISGFSKGMVNGFLLHRVSSLEIVSIRLFLLNLFLLKHQQMFFFHGRKPTLLTQQGKLCMM